The Thermotoga caldifontis AZM44c09 genomic interval GAAGCTGTTGCCTCCAGAGTCCTATCGCGTTGAACATAAGAATGAGAGCATCTAAAGCGTTCCTCCCACTCGCTGGATCTGCTGCTGCGTGTGCGGATTTTCCAAAAAACTCCACCACGTACCGGCGGATCGCGTAGGCTATATCAAAGCCAGTACTCATCGACGCGGGATGTATCATCATCGCAACGTCTACATCGTCGAAAATCCCGGCATTGATCAGTTGCTTTTTTCCCGCCCCTCTCTCCTCTGCCGGACAACCCACAACTACCACGCTACAAGGCAACTCACCCAGTGCCTTCTTGACAGCAACAGCAGCTCCACAACTCATAACGCCTATCATATTGTGCCCACATGCATGGCCTATCTCCGGGAGAGCGTCATATTCTGCGAGCAAGGCGATCCTTGGCCTTCCTCCTCCTGTTTCTGCCAGGAAAGCGGTCTTCAAACCCGCAATGTTCTTTTTGACCATGAAACCGTTTTGCTTCAGAAAATCGACGAGCAGCTTTGAAGATTCTTTCTCCTCATAAGAGAGCTCTGCAATTTTGAATATCTTTTTCGCCAGATCGATTAATTCTTCTTTCATTGAGTCCACAACCTGTGCGATCTTTTCCTTCATTTTTTCTCCCCCTCAGCTCTTCAGTCTTGGATCCAGAAGATCTCTCAAACCGTCACCAAGTACATTGAACCCAAGGCAGGTTAGTAAGATTGCGAAT includes:
- a CDS encoding M20 family metallopeptidase; this encodes MKEKIAQVVDSMKEELIDLAKKIFKIAELSYEEKESSKLLVDFLKQNGFMVKKNIAGLKTAFLAETGGGRPRIALLAEYDALPEIGHACGHNMIGVMSCGAAVAVKKALGELPCSVVVVGCPAEERGAGKKQLINAGIFDDVDVAMMIHPASMSTGFDIAYAIRRYVVEFFGKSAHAAADPASGRNALDALILMFNAIGLWRQQLPEKVRIHGIITNGGQSFNTIPEYTSAELAIRALRMEQVEELEERFREIVLSAARMTGCDGRISLAEEMPEVYVNVPLARKLEENYRLVGERVSPRTYEQGVGSTDTGAVSHVVPTIHAYINITGEKTIPTHTREFAKAANSQYGYRAMIRATKALAFTVYDLMTDERFLQEVKQYFQERRREF